A window of the Vespa crabro chromosome 8, iyVesCrab1.2, whole genome shotgun sequence genome harbors these coding sequences:
- the LOC124425834 gene encoding UDP-N-acetylglucosamine--peptide N-acetylglucosaminyltransferase 110 kDa subunit isoform X2, whose product MSVVRVAEKKETVCKGSNVLNGSTTNEITEDITDWQNGQNLLVVTQDPQGKELIALSDNQTISVAVDSYWLLELAHREYQAGDYENAERHCMQLWRQETNNTGVLLLLSSIHFQCRRLEKSAHYSSLAIKQNPLLAEAYSNLGNVYKERGQLPEALENYRHAVRLKPDFIDGYINLAAALVAAGDMEQAVQAYITALQYNPDLYCVRSDLGNLLKALARLDEAKACYLKAIETRPDFAVAWSNLGCVFNAQGEIWLAIHHFEKAVALDPNFLDAYINLGNVLKEARIFDRAVAAYLRALNLSPNNAVVHGNLACVYYEQGLIDLAIDTYRRAIELQPNFPDAYCNLANALKEKGQVVEAEECYNTALRLCPTHADSLNNLANIKREQGYIEEATRLYLKALEVFPEFAAAHSNLASVLQQQGKLNEALMHYKEAIRIQPTFADAYSNMGNTLKEMQDIQGALQCYTRAIQINPAFADAHSNLASIHKDSGNIPEAIQSYRTALKLKPDFPDAYCNLAHCLQIVCDWTDYEARMKKLVSIVAEQLDKNRLPSVHPHHSMLYPLSHDFRKAIAARHANLCIEKIHVLHKQPYKYPREVNTRLKVGYVSSDFGNHPTSHLMQSIPGLHDRSNVEIFCYALSADDGTTFRAKIAREAEHFVDLSQTPCNGKAADRINADGIHILVNMNGYTKGARNEIFALRPAPIQVMWLGYPGTSGASFMDYLITDEVTSPLELATQYSEKLAYMPHTYFIGDHKQMFPHLKERLILTDKLNPKGKVADNVAVINATDLSPMIENTLVKEIREVVVPDAKNKPVEISLKVAELPTTTPIETMIASGQCQMSVNGVVVQNGMATTQVNNKTATGEEVPQNIVITTRQQYGLPEDAVVYCNFNQLYKIDPLTLHMWAHILKNVPNSVLWLLRFPAVGEPNLQATAQQLGLAPGRILFSNVAAKEEHVRRGQLADVCLDTPLCNGHTTSMDVLWTGTPVVTLPGETLASRVAASQLNTLGCPELVARTRQEYQEIAIRLGTDREYLKATRAKVWKARSESPLFNCELYAMGMEMLYKKMWERFARGEKPDHVAAVDKSESQK is encoded by the exons ATGAGTGTCGTACGTGTAgctgaaaaaaaggaaaccgTATGCAAAGGTTCGAACGTTTTGAATGGTAGTACAACAAACGAGATTACCGAGGATATCACCGATTGGCAAAATGGACAAAATCTTCTCGTCGTAACGCAAGATCCTCAGGGAAAAGAATTAATCGCATTGTCCGATAATCAGACCATCAGTGTTGCCGTTGATTCCTATT GGTTACTAGAGCTTGCACATAGGGAATATCAAGCTGGTGACTATGAAAATGCAGAAAGACATTGTATGCAACTATGGCGTCAAGAAACAAATAACACTGGAGTATTATTACTGCTCTCTTCTATCCACTTTCAGTGCAGACGATTAGAAAA GTCTGCGCATTACAGTAGCTTGGCCATAAAACAAAATCCATTGTTGGCGGAAGCTTATAGTAACTTAGGAAACGTATACAAAGAACGCGGACAGCTTCCAGAAGCTTTGGAGAATTACCGACACGCGGTCAGACTTAAACCTGATTTCATCGACGGATATATCAACTTAGCTGCAGCTTTAGTAGCGGCAGGAGACATGGAGCAAGCTGTTCAAGCATATATCACTGCTCTACAATATAACCCT GATCTTTATTGTGTGAGGAGTGATCTTGGTAATCTTTTGAAAGCATTAGCAAGACTTGACGAAGCTAAG GCATGCTATCTGAAGGCGATCGAGACAAGACCAGACTTTGCTGTAGCCTGGAGCAACTTAGGTTGCGTTTTCAATGCTCAGGGAGAAATATGGTTGGCCATTCATCATTTTGAGAAGGCTGTTGCTTTGGATCCGAACTTTTTGGATGCTTACATCAATTTAGGAAATGTACTCAAGGAGGCACGTATCTTCGACag AGCTGTCGCTGCCTATTTACGTGCATTGAATCTCAGTCCAAATAATGCCGTCGTACATGGAAACTTGGCGTGCGTTTATTATGAACAAGG TCTCATCGATCTTGCAATTGACACTTATCGTCGTGCCATCGAGCTACAGCCAAATTTCCCGGATGCCTATTGCAATTTGGCGAACGCTCTCAAAGAGAAGGGGCAAGTGGTCGAGGCCGAAGAATGTTATAATACCGCCCTCCGACTTTGTCCAACTCATGCCGATTCTCTCAATAAtttg gCCAACATAAAACGCGAGCAAGGATATATCGAAGAAGCTACGCGACTTTATTTGAAGGCTCTCGAAGTATTTCCAGAGTTTGCTGCCGCACATAGCAATCTTGCATCAGTATTACAACAACAAGGAAAGTTAAACGAAGCACTAATGCATTACAAGGAAGCGATTCGCATACAGCCAACATTTGCAGATGCTTATTCGAATATGGGTAATACCCTTAAGGAGATGCAAGATATACAAGGTGCCCTTCAATGTTATACAAGGGCAATACAAATAAATCCTGCTTTTGCCGATGCTCATTCCAACTTGGCTTCAATCCATAAGGATTCCGGGAATATTCCTGAAGCTATTCAGTCATACAGGACGGCATTAAAACTTAAACCGGACTTTCCCGATGCTTATTGTAATTTGGCACACTGTCTTCAAATTGTATGCGATTGGACCGATTACGAAGCTAGGATGAAAAAACTTGTTTCGATCGTTGCCGAACAACttgataaaaatagattacCTAGCGTACATCCTCATCATTCGATGCTCTATCCATTGTCTCATGATTTTCGAAAAGCCATCGCTGCTAGGCATGCCAATCTCTGTATTGAAAAG ATCCATGTTCTACATAAACAACCATACAAATATCCACGGGAAGTTAACACACGTTTGAAAGTTGGTTACGTTTCATCAGATTTTGGAAATCATCCGACAAGTCATTTAATGCAATCGATTCCTGGCCTTCACGATCGTTCGAACGTAGAGATTTTTTGTTATGCATTGAGTGCCGACGACGGGACAACATTCCGAGCAAAAATTGCCAGAGAGGCTGAACATTTTGTTGATTTATCACAGACACCGTGCAATGGAAAGGCCGCTGATCGTATTAACGCCGATGGTATTCATATACTCGTTAACATGAATGGTTACACGAAAGGAGCAAGAAATGAGATCTTTGCTTTGAGACCAGCACCTATTCAAGTTATGTGGCTTGGTTATCCTGGTACATCTGGCGCTAGTTTTATGGATTATTTAATCACCGACGAGGTTACATCTCCTCTCGAACTTGCTACTCAATATAGTGAGAAACTAGCTTATATGCCACACACGTATTTTATTGGAGATCACAA ACAAATGTTCCCACATCTGAAGGAACGTCTCATTTTAACGGACAAACTAAATCCAAAAGGCAAAGTGGCAGATAATGTGGCTGTTATTAATGCTACCGATTTGTCGCCGATGATTGAAAATACATTGGTTAAGGAAATCCGCGAGGTTGTTGTGCCAGATGCGAAAAACAAACCCgttgaaatttcattgaaagtaGCCGAATTACCAACAACTACTCCCATTGAGACGATGATAGCTTCTGGTCAATGTCAGATGTCTGTAAATGGTGTTGTAGTACAGAACGGTATGGCGACGACCCAAGTCAACAATAAAACTGCCACGGGCGAGGAAGTGCCTCAGAACATTGTCATTACTACGAGACAACAATATGGTTTACCGGAAGATGCAGTTGTTTATTGCAATTTTAATCAATTGTACAAGATCGATCCTCTTACTCTTCACATGTGGGCGCAC atattaaagaaCGTGCCAAATTCAGTACTTTGGCTGTTGAGATTCCCAGCAGTTGGTGAACCTAATCTTCAAGCGACAGCACAACAATTAGGTCTCGCTCCTGGTAGGATATTATTCAGTAACGTTGCTGCTAAAGAAGAACACGTTAGGCGCGGTCAATTGGCCGACGTTTGTTTAGATACACCATTATGTAATGGACATACCACAAGTATGGACGTACTTTGGACTGGTACGCCGGTTGTTACGTTGCCTGGAGAAACATTGGCATCTCGTGTCGCTGCTAGCCAATTGAATACACTTGGTTGTCCTGAATTAGTAGCTAGGACGAGACAGGAATATCAAGAAATTGCTATACGGTTGGGAACCGATCGAGAATA CTTGAAAGCGACACGTGCGAAGGTATGGAAGGCGCGTTCAGAAAGTCCATTATTCAATTGCGAATTGTATGCCATGGGTATggaaatgttatataaaaaaatgtggGAACGTTTTGCTCGAGGAGAAAAACCGGATCATGTGGCAGCCGTTGACAAATCGGAAAGTCAAAAGTGA
- the LOC124425834 gene encoding UDP-N-acetylglucosamine--peptide N-acetylglucosaminyltransferase 110 kDa subunit isoform X1 — protein sequence MLAVIMQAQQQPQQQQQQQQQQQQQQQQQQQQQQQQQQQQQQQQQTHQQQMAGTSVILKMNEIQQLSTAGLLELAHREYQAGDYENAERHCMQLWRQETNNTGVLLLLSSIHFQCRRLEKSAHYSSLAIKQNPLLAEAYSNLGNVYKERGQLPEALENYRHAVRLKPDFIDGYINLAAALVAAGDMEQAVQAYITALQYNPDLYCVRSDLGNLLKALARLDEAKACYLKAIETRPDFAVAWSNLGCVFNAQGEIWLAIHHFEKAVALDPNFLDAYINLGNVLKEARIFDRAVAAYLRALNLSPNNAVVHGNLACVYYEQGLIDLAIDTYRRAIELQPNFPDAYCNLANALKEKGQVVEAEECYNTALRLCPTHADSLNNLANIKREQGYIEEATRLYLKALEVFPEFAAAHSNLASVLQQQGKLNEALMHYKEAIRIQPTFADAYSNMGNTLKEMQDIQGALQCYTRAIQINPAFADAHSNLASIHKDSGNIPEAIQSYRTALKLKPDFPDAYCNLAHCLQIVCDWTDYEARMKKLVSIVAEQLDKNRLPSVHPHHSMLYPLSHDFRKAIAARHANLCIEKIHVLHKQPYKYPREVNTRLKVGYVSSDFGNHPTSHLMQSIPGLHDRSNVEIFCYALSADDGTTFRAKIAREAEHFVDLSQTPCNGKAADRINADGIHILVNMNGYTKGARNEIFALRPAPIQVMWLGYPGTSGASFMDYLITDEVTSPLELATQYSEKLAYMPHTYFIGDHKQMFPHLKERLILTDKLNPKGKVADNVAVINATDLSPMIENTLVKEIREVVVPDAKNKPVEISLKVAELPTTTPIETMIASGQCQMSVNGVVVQNGMATTQVNNKTATGEEVPQNIVITTRQQYGLPEDAVVYCNFNQLYKIDPLTLHMWAHILKNVPNSVLWLLRFPAVGEPNLQATAQQLGLAPGRILFSNVAAKEEHVRRGQLADVCLDTPLCNGHTTSMDVLWTGTPVVTLPGETLASRVAASQLNTLGCPELVARTRQEYQEIAIRLGTDREYLKATRAKVWKARSESPLFNCELYAMGMEMLYKKMWERFARGEKPDHVAAVDKSESQK from the exons ATGCTTGCCGTCATCATGCAAGCGCAGCAACAAcctcaacaacaacaacagcagcaacaacaacaacaacaacaacagcagcaacagcagcagcagcagcaacaacaacaacaacagcaacaacaacaacagcaaacTCATCAACAACAAATGGCGGGTACTAGTGTAATACTTAAGATGAATGAAATACAACAACTGTCTACTGCGG GGTTACTAGAGCTTGCACATAGGGAATATCAAGCTGGTGACTATGAAAATGCAGAAAGACATTGTATGCAACTATGGCGTCAAGAAACAAATAACACTGGAGTATTATTACTGCTCTCTTCTATCCACTTTCAGTGCAGACGATTAGAAAA GTCTGCGCATTACAGTAGCTTGGCCATAAAACAAAATCCATTGTTGGCGGAAGCTTATAGTAACTTAGGAAACGTATACAAAGAACGCGGACAGCTTCCAGAAGCTTTGGAGAATTACCGACACGCGGTCAGACTTAAACCTGATTTCATCGACGGATATATCAACTTAGCTGCAGCTTTAGTAGCGGCAGGAGACATGGAGCAAGCTGTTCAAGCATATATCACTGCTCTACAATATAACCCT GATCTTTATTGTGTGAGGAGTGATCTTGGTAATCTTTTGAAAGCATTAGCAAGACTTGACGAAGCTAAG GCATGCTATCTGAAGGCGATCGAGACAAGACCAGACTTTGCTGTAGCCTGGAGCAACTTAGGTTGCGTTTTCAATGCTCAGGGAGAAATATGGTTGGCCATTCATCATTTTGAGAAGGCTGTTGCTTTGGATCCGAACTTTTTGGATGCTTACATCAATTTAGGAAATGTACTCAAGGAGGCACGTATCTTCGACag AGCTGTCGCTGCCTATTTACGTGCATTGAATCTCAGTCCAAATAATGCCGTCGTACATGGAAACTTGGCGTGCGTTTATTATGAACAAGG TCTCATCGATCTTGCAATTGACACTTATCGTCGTGCCATCGAGCTACAGCCAAATTTCCCGGATGCCTATTGCAATTTGGCGAACGCTCTCAAAGAGAAGGGGCAAGTGGTCGAGGCCGAAGAATGTTATAATACCGCCCTCCGACTTTGTCCAACTCATGCCGATTCTCTCAATAAtttg gCCAACATAAAACGCGAGCAAGGATATATCGAAGAAGCTACGCGACTTTATTTGAAGGCTCTCGAAGTATTTCCAGAGTTTGCTGCCGCACATAGCAATCTTGCATCAGTATTACAACAACAAGGAAAGTTAAACGAAGCACTAATGCATTACAAGGAAGCGATTCGCATACAGCCAACATTTGCAGATGCTTATTCGAATATGGGTAATACCCTTAAGGAGATGCAAGATATACAAGGTGCCCTTCAATGTTATACAAGGGCAATACAAATAAATCCTGCTTTTGCCGATGCTCATTCCAACTTGGCTTCAATCCATAAGGATTCCGGGAATATTCCTGAAGCTATTCAGTCATACAGGACGGCATTAAAACTTAAACCGGACTTTCCCGATGCTTATTGTAATTTGGCACACTGTCTTCAAATTGTATGCGATTGGACCGATTACGAAGCTAGGATGAAAAAACTTGTTTCGATCGTTGCCGAACAACttgataaaaatagattacCTAGCGTACATCCTCATCATTCGATGCTCTATCCATTGTCTCATGATTTTCGAAAAGCCATCGCTGCTAGGCATGCCAATCTCTGTATTGAAAAG ATCCATGTTCTACATAAACAACCATACAAATATCCACGGGAAGTTAACACACGTTTGAAAGTTGGTTACGTTTCATCAGATTTTGGAAATCATCCGACAAGTCATTTAATGCAATCGATTCCTGGCCTTCACGATCGTTCGAACGTAGAGATTTTTTGTTATGCATTGAGTGCCGACGACGGGACAACATTCCGAGCAAAAATTGCCAGAGAGGCTGAACATTTTGTTGATTTATCACAGACACCGTGCAATGGAAAGGCCGCTGATCGTATTAACGCCGATGGTATTCATATACTCGTTAACATGAATGGTTACACGAAAGGAGCAAGAAATGAGATCTTTGCTTTGAGACCAGCACCTATTCAAGTTATGTGGCTTGGTTATCCTGGTACATCTGGCGCTAGTTTTATGGATTATTTAATCACCGACGAGGTTACATCTCCTCTCGAACTTGCTACTCAATATAGTGAGAAACTAGCTTATATGCCACACACGTATTTTATTGGAGATCACAA ACAAATGTTCCCACATCTGAAGGAACGTCTCATTTTAACGGACAAACTAAATCCAAAAGGCAAAGTGGCAGATAATGTGGCTGTTATTAATGCTACCGATTTGTCGCCGATGATTGAAAATACATTGGTTAAGGAAATCCGCGAGGTTGTTGTGCCAGATGCGAAAAACAAACCCgttgaaatttcattgaaagtaGCCGAATTACCAACAACTACTCCCATTGAGACGATGATAGCTTCTGGTCAATGTCAGATGTCTGTAAATGGTGTTGTAGTACAGAACGGTATGGCGACGACCCAAGTCAACAATAAAACTGCCACGGGCGAGGAAGTGCCTCAGAACATTGTCATTACTACGAGACAACAATATGGTTTACCGGAAGATGCAGTTGTTTATTGCAATTTTAATCAATTGTACAAGATCGATCCTCTTACTCTTCACATGTGGGCGCAC atattaaagaaCGTGCCAAATTCAGTACTTTGGCTGTTGAGATTCCCAGCAGTTGGTGAACCTAATCTTCAAGCGACAGCACAACAATTAGGTCTCGCTCCTGGTAGGATATTATTCAGTAACGTTGCTGCTAAAGAAGAACACGTTAGGCGCGGTCAATTGGCCGACGTTTGTTTAGATACACCATTATGTAATGGACATACCACAAGTATGGACGTACTTTGGACTGGTACGCCGGTTGTTACGTTGCCTGGAGAAACATTGGCATCTCGTGTCGCTGCTAGCCAATTGAATACACTTGGTTGTCCTGAATTAGTAGCTAGGACGAGACAGGAATATCAAGAAATTGCTATACGGTTGGGAACCGATCGAGAATA CTTGAAAGCGACACGTGCGAAGGTATGGAAGGCGCGTTCAGAAAGTCCATTATTCAATTGCGAATTGTATGCCATGGGTATggaaatgttatataaaaaaatgtggGAACGTTTTGCTCGAGGAGAAAAACCGGATCATGTGGCAGCCGTTGACAAATCGGAAAGTCAAAAGTGA
- the LOC124425834 gene encoding UDP-N-acetylglucosamine--peptide N-acetylglucosaminyltransferase 110 kDa subunit isoform X3, which translates to MFYQINSEGWLGLLELAHREYQAGDYENAERHCMQLWRQETNNTGVLLLLSSIHFQCRRLEKSAHYSSLAIKQNPLLAEAYSNLGNVYKERGQLPEALENYRHAVRLKPDFIDGYINLAAALVAAGDMEQAVQAYITALQYNPDLYCVRSDLGNLLKALARLDEAKACYLKAIETRPDFAVAWSNLGCVFNAQGEIWLAIHHFEKAVALDPNFLDAYINLGNVLKEARIFDRAVAAYLRALNLSPNNAVVHGNLACVYYEQGLIDLAIDTYRRAIELQPNFPDAYCNLANALKEKGQVVEAEECYNTALRLCPTHADSLNNLANIKREQGYIEEATRLYLKALEVFPEFAAAHSNLASVLQQQGKLNEALMHYKEAIRIQPTFADAYSNMGNTLKEMQDIQGALQCYTRAIQINPAFADAHSNLASIHKDSGNIPEAIQSYRTALKLKPDFPDAYCNLAHCLQIVCDWTDYEARMKKLVSIVAEQLDKNRLPSVHPHHSMLYPLSHDFRKAIAARHANLCIEKIHVLHKQPYKYPREVNTRLKVGYVSSDFGNHPTSHLMQSIPGLHDRSNVEIFCYALSADDGTTFRAKIAREAEHFVDLSQTPCNGKAADRINADGIHILVNMNGYTKGARNEIFALRPAPIQVMWLGYPGTSGASFMDYLITDEVTSPLELATQYSEKLAYMPHTYFIGDHKQMFPHLKERLILTDKLNPKGKVADNVAVINATDLSPMIENTLVKEIREVVVPDAKNKPVEISLKVAELPTTTPIETMIASGQCQMSVNGVVVQNGMATTQVNNKTATGEEVPQNIVITTRQQYGLPEDAVVYCNFNQLYKIDPLTLHMWAHILKNVPNSVLWLLRFPAVGEPNLQATAQQLGLAPGRILFSNVAAKEEHVRRGQLADVCLDTPLCNGHTTSMDVLWTGTPVVTLPGETLASRVAASQLNTLGCPELVARTRQEYQEIAIRLGTDREYLKATRAKVWKARSESPLFNCELYAMGMEMLYKKMWERFARGEKPDHVAAVDKSESQK; encoded by the exons atgttttatcaaataaattcaGAGGGATGGTtag GGTTACTAGAGCTTGCACATAGGGAATATCAAGCTGGTGACTATGAAAATGCAGAAAGACATTGTATGCAACTATGGCGTCAAGAAACAAATAACACTGGAGTATTATTACTGCTCTCTTCTATCCACTTTCAGTGCAGACGATTAGAAAA GTCTGCGCATTACAGTAGCTTGGCCATAAAACAAAATCCATTGTTGGCGGAAGCTTATAGTAACTTAGGAAACGTATACAAAGAACGCGGACAGCTTCCAGAAGCTTTGGAGAATTACCGACACGCGGTCAGACTTAAACCTGATTTCATCGACGGATATATCAACTTAGCTGCAGCTTTAGTAGCGGCAGGAGACATGGAGCAAGCTGTTCAAGCATATATCACTGCTCTACAATATAACCCT GATCTTTATTGTGTGAGGAGTGATCTTGGTAATCTTTTGAAAGCATTAGCAAGACTTGACGAAGCTAAG GCATGCTATCTGAAGGCGATCGAGACAAGACCAGACTTTGCTGTAGCCTGGAGCAACTTAGGTTGCGTTTTCAATGCTCAGGGAGAAATATGGTTGGCCATTCATCATTTTGAGAAGGCTGTTGCTTTGGATCCGAACTTTTTGGATGCTTACATCAATTTAGGAAATGTACTCAAGGAGGCACGTATCTTCGACag AGCTGTCGCTGCCTATTTACGTGCATTGAATCTCAGTCCAAATAATGCCGTCGTACATGGAAACTTGGCGTGCGTTTATTATGAACAAGG TCTCATCGATCTTGCAATTGACACTTATCGTCGTGCCATCGAGCTACAGCCAAATTTCCCGGATGCCTATTGCAATTTGGCGAACGCTCTCAAAGAGAAGGGGCAAGTGGTCGAGGCCGAAGAATGTTATAATACCGCCCTCCGACTTTGTCCAACTCATGCCGATTCTCTCAATAAtttg gCCAACATAAAACGCGAGCAAGGATATATCGAAGAAGCTACGCGACTTTATTTGAAGGCTCTCGAAGTATTTCCAGAGTTTGCTGCCGCACATAGCAATCTTGCATCAGTATTACAACAACAAGGAAAGTTAAACGAAGCACTAATGCATTACAAGGAAGCGATTCGCATACAGCCAACATTTGCAGATGCTTATTCGAATATGGGTAATACCCTTAAGGAGATGCAAGATATACAAGGTGCCCTTCAATGTTATACAAGGGCAATACAAATAAATCCTGCTTTTGCCGATGCTCATTCCAACTTGGCTTCAATCCATAAGGATTCCGGGAATATTCCTGAAGCTATTCAGTCATACAGGACGGCATTAAAACTTAAACCGGACTTTCCCGATGCTTATTGTAATTTGGCACACTGTCTTCAAATTGTATGCGATTGGACCGATTACGAAGCTAGGATGAAAAAACTTGTTTCGATCGTTGCCGAACAACttgataaaaatagattacCTAGCGTACATCCTCATCATTCGATGCTCTATCCATTGTCTCATGATTTTCGAAAAGCCATCGCTGCTAGGCATGCCAATCTCTGTATTGAAAAG ATCCATGTTCTACATAAACAACCATACAAATATCCACGGGAAGTTAACACACGTTTGAAAGTTGGTTACGTTTCATCAGATTTTGGAAATCATCCGACAAGTCATTTAATGCAATCGATTCCTGGCCTTCACGATCGTTCGAACGTAGAGATTTTTTGTTATGCATTGAGTGCCGACGACGGGACAACATTCCGAGCAAAAATTGCCAGAGAGGCTGAACATTTTGTTGATTTATCACAGACACCGTGCAATGGAAAGGCCGCTGATCGTATTAACGCCGATGGTATTCATATACTCGTTAACATGAATGGTTACACGAAAGGAGCAAGAAATGAGATCTTTGCTTTGAGACCAGCACCTATTCAAGTTATGTGGCTTGGTTATCCTGGTACATCTGGCGCTAGTTTTATGGATTATTTAATCACCGACGAGGTTACATCTCCTCTCGAACTTGCTACTCAATATAGTGAGAAACTAGCTTATATGCCACACACGTATTTTATTGGAGATCACAA ACAAATGTTCCCACATCTGAAGGAACGTCTCATTTTAACGGACAAACTAAATCCAAAAGGCAAAGTGGCAGATAATGTGGCTGTTATTAATGCTACCGATTTGTCGCCGATGATTGAAAATACATTGGTTAAGGAAATCCGCGAGGTTGTTGTGCCAGATGCGAAAAACAAACCCgttgaaatttcattgaaagtaGCCGAATTACCAACAACTACTCCCATTGAGACGATGATAGCTTCTGGTCAATGTCAGATGTCTGTAAATGGTGTTGTAGTACAGAACGGTATGGCGACGACCCAAGTCAACAATAAAACTGCCACGGGCGAGGAAGTGCCTCAGAACATTGTCATTACTACGAGACAACAATATGGTTTACCGGAAGATGCAGTTGTTTATTGCAATTTTAATCAATTGTACAAGATCGATCCTCTTACTCTTCACATGTGGGCGCAC atattaaagaaCGTGCCAAATTCAGTACTTTGGCTGTTGAGATTCCCAGCAGTTGGTGAACCTAATCTTCAAGCGACAGCACAACAATTAGGTCTCGCTCCTGGTAGGATATTATTCAGTAACGTTGCTGCTAAAGAAGAACACGTTAGGCGCGGTCAATTGGCCGACGTTTGTTTAGATACACCATTATGTAATGGACATACCACAAGTATGGACGTACTTTGGACTGGTACGCCGGTTGTTACGTTGCCTGGAGAAACATTGGCATCTCGTGTCGCTGCTAGCCAATTGAATACACTTGGTTGTCCTGAATTAGTAGCTAGGACGAGACAGGAATATCAAGAAATTGCTATACGGTTGGGAACCGATCGAGAATA CTTGAAAGCGACACGTGCGAAGGTATGGAAGGCGCGTTCAGAAAGTCCATTATTCAATTGCGAATTGTATGCCATGGGTATggaaatgttatataaaaaaatgtggGAACGTTTTGCTCGAGGAGAAAAACCGGATCATGTGGCAGCCGTTGACAAATCGGAAAGTCAAAAGTGA